The nucleotide sequence GACACCGAGCAAATAGGCTACAACGATGCCTTGATTGATCAGGGTGGTCTGCCAAATCCCCAACCGTTGCCAACGGCGGGCTGAGGTGACAACGGGGGTCGGTACAATCACAATCTCCCCTCGGCGGGCTAATTGGCGCACGAACTCAAAGTCCTCCATAATGGGCAGGTCAGGGAAGCCGCCGCAGGCGCGGAACACCGAGGCGTTGAGAAATAGCGCTTGATCGCCATAGGGCCGTTGCAACCACCGCGATCGCCAATTCACCCCGGCTTCAATCCACCGAAAGGCTGGCTGGGGGGCATCAATTTGTAGGGCAAAGGCTCCTGCAATTGCCCCGGAGACAGCAAGGGCAGCGGGAATCATCGTGGCAAACCCTGTGGGGAGTTGGGTATCCCCATGGAGGAAGATCAGAATTTCCCCCGTGGCGATCGCTGCCCCAGCATTCATTTGTTTAGCTCGACCTACAGCAGCTGTGATCACTCTCGCTCCTAGTGCTTGGGCGATCGCCACCGTATGATCTTGGCTCCCTCCATCGACCACAATCACTTCCAAGGACTCTATGCCTTGCAAGCCAACCAGCGTCTTGGGCAGGGTTGGGGCTTCATTGAGCACTGGAATAATCACAGTCAGGTGAGGGGACGGTGGAGCGACCATAGCTGGGAATCGGTTACAGGTACACCAGGTCTTCTGGGCGGTCAATGTCCGCAAGGGTTGGTAGTTGGGCGATCGCCAGTTGCAGCGCGGTGGCAATTTCTAGGGTCTGCTGCAACACTTGATCGGTGCCCCAGGTGGGGCCGATCAATAAGGCTGGTATCCACTGCCCCAACCCAATCAGATAGTACCCTCCATCTAGGGCTGGCCCTAACACCAAATCGGCAGTCTCCAGGGACTCAAAGGCCTGAGCCAGATGACTCACTTGCAAGTGGGGACAGTCCGTACCAATCATCACCACCCGTTCCCAGCCCGCCTGAAAACCTTGGGCAAACGCCTGGGTCATCCGGGCACCCAGATCCCCCTCTCCCTGGGGAATATAGGTGGGATAACTCCCCAGCCATGCCCGCATCTGTTGCAGACTACCGCCATGGAAATGCACAGCCACACTCAGGGGACGGATTGCTTGCAGCGCTGTTACCTGCTGGAGGGTTTGTTGCCCCAGATGGTGATGCAGTCTTGCTGCCCCATCGGCTCCGAGGGCTGGAATCAAGCGGGTCTTGGTTCGACCGGGTTCTGGGTAGCGGGTGATCACAATCAGCCCTTCACCCCCACTCCTGCTAGCCCTAGGGAATTCCATGCCCCCTTACTTGAAGGCGCTCTTATGGAGTGCCAGGACGGCACCGATCAAAGATTGCTGCTGCAGAGGTTGCCAGGACAGTACCTTCAAGACCAGTTCCACCTTGGCAACAATCTCCAGGGGACTGGCCATCAGGTTGCGCTCTTGAAACCCGGGAATAAAATCGATTGCCCCTTGATGAATCGCCCACTGGCGCTCAACCGGAAAAATTTCTGTGCGGCTACTACTGACGAGCATAATTTTTAAGGTTGGGTAAGAGGCACGACACTGGCGACAAAAAGCATAGGTATTGGATTTTTGCGATGTGATGTCCACTAAGACTAAATCAGGTAGCTCCTGGCGGCTGAGCTGAAACTGGTAAATGGTTTCTAGCAGTTCCATCCCAGGGGATTCAAAGGCAACCGAAACCCCTTGGGAAGCCAAGGTTACCTGCCAAATGGCGGCTTGGTATTGGGTGGTGTGGGTAATCAGTACCGTTTTGCGCGCCGATTCCCGTTGCACTGGAGGCTGCTGGGTGGTAGCAAACTGCCCATTGGCTGCCGCCGGATCGGAGAATTCAATCTCTGTTGTTCCCAGTACCAGGCGATCGCCATGACGCAGGGTTAATGGCTGGGCAATGCGCTGGCCGTTGACCAGACAACCATTGCGACTCCCTAAATCTTCTAAAGAGAAGTTTCCGTCTTCGGTGAGATGTAACCTGGCATGGTGACGAGACACCCAATGATCCGAGAGCACCACTTCACACTCTTCAGCACGACCAATAGTCCAGGTTGTCTTCCCCACCAGTTCCAGGTAGGAATTACCCAAGACTCTTCGGATAATTAACTGTGGGGAAACGGAAGTTACCACAGGCGGGGAGACCCTATCAAACGGTGGAAAAGACAGAGGTTGGACAATCCCTGGCAAAGCTTATCCATGCAAACAATTTGCTGGAATCTTCATTACCTTAACAATAGTGTATTGAAAATCAGCAAAAATACCATCGGAGTTACCTTCGACACCAACCTTTAGGAGCCTGCCAGGGCCAACTGCACCAGCTGATGTACCAATTCCGAGAACTCAAGCCCACTGTGCTGCCACAGCTGGGGATACATACTGGTGGCTGTAAACCCAGGTAAAGTATTAATCTCATTGATTAGCACTGCTCCACTGGCCTCAATGTAAAAACAGTCAACCCGAGCCAAACCCGCCCCATCAATGGCCTTGAAGGCTTGAATTGCCATAGTCTGAACCGTTTCGGCGATCTCCGTGGGCAACTTGGCTGGAATCACCAGATCAGCCCGACCCAAGGTGTATTTGGTCTCATAATCATAGAAATCACTCTGGTAAGTGATCTCACCCACCACTGAGGCGCGAGGTGTATCATTTCCTAGTATGGCACACTCAACTTCCCGTGCTACGACCCCAGCTTCCACAATCAGACGGCGATCATAGCTGGCGGCTGCATCTAATGCTGCTTCTAACTGCCCTCGGGTTCGCACCTTGGAGATACCCACCGATGAGCCAAGATTCGCGGGTTTGACAAAGCAGGGATAGCCGAGGGTGGTTTCAATGCGATCGCAGAGCTGGGGGAACACACAGGGATTCGACCACACTTCTCCCCGAGACACTGCCAGATACTGCACCTGGGGGAGCCCAGCGTGTGCAAAGGCCATTTTCATGGCGAGCTTATCCATGCCCATGGCTGAGGCCAGCACCCCCGAGCCGACAAAGGGCACCTGCATCAGACGCAGCAATCCCTGAACCGTTCCATCTTCCCCATTGGGGCCGTGGAGGACGGGGAACCAGACTTCCACCTCGGCGATCGCCGAGGGAAATTGCCAACGGTGGATAGCTGCAGCTGGATCTGAATCTGACAGCGCCACGCCAGTTTCCAGTACCTGTTGCGCCAGTCTACCTGCTTGCCAGCAACCCTCCTTTTGAATGTAAACCGGCAGCAGATCGTAGCGATCTCCATTGGGGGGAGTGGTCAATGCCGAGGCGATCGCTCTGGCGGAAGCAATTGACACCTCATGTTCTCCGGAACAGCCGCCAAACAGCAGCCCCACTCGCAGTTTTGCCATGCTTCCCTAAGCCCTAACTCGTCCCGTCAGCCTACCATAACTCTCTGTTTGCCGATCCTCCTGGCTACTGCGGTGGTGGAACCTCTAGGGCGATCGCCCCCAATAGTCCCTTGCGAAAATCATTCAATAATTGCTGGGCGGTGCGTTCCAGATTTCCCTGGTAGGCCTGCTGAGCCAGGGTATGGAGATAGTCTTCACCACTCCGATTCCCCACCTCTAGGGGGTAGCGCGCCGAGAGCAGGGGGGTAGAGTCGCAAGGTACCCAGCAGATCAATCAAGGTACTGGCAACCCGTTGGTGATCGTAAGCCGCTTCCCCAATATCGTCACAGATGGCGAGTTTGAAGGCAGCCTCCTGATCGGCCAGACGCGAGGGCAAAACCCCCGGTGCATCCAACAGTTCAATCTGATCGGAGATCCGCACCCACCGCAATTGTCGAGTGACCCCAGGGCGACGGGCACTTTCAACCACCCGCTTCCCCAGGAGGCGATTGATCAGGGCTGATTTGCCAACATTTGGAAACCCCAACACCACAGCCCTGACGGGACGGGGTAACATGCCGCGATCTCGGCGACGTTGGTTCACTTGGTTGCCAACCTGCTGAGCGGCTTGGGTAATGGATGATACGCCTTTGCCATGTTGAGCATCCGTGAAGTAGGCCAAATCTCCCTGGGCGCGAAACCAGGCGGCCCAGGCCTGCTGCATGGTCAGGGGAATCATATCGACCCGGTTGAGCACTAACACCCGACCCCGGTTACCAATCCATTGGGGCATCTGGGGATGATGGGTCGCCAGGGGAATGCGGGCATCTCGGACTTCGATCACCACATCCACCCACTTGAGTTGGGCTTGCAGGGCTTTTTCGGCTTTGGCAATATGACCGGGATACCACTGAATTGGGGGCGTTGACATCCTCTATACCTTCTGAATTCGGGCACGACCCAACAACCCCTGGGGTCTCACCAGCAGCATTACCAGCAACATAGCAAAGGCGATCGCGTCCTTATAGGCCGAGAAGTTCCCAGGAACCAAGGCTTCAATTACCCCCAACACCAGACCCCCCAGGACTGCCCCTGGAATACTACCCAAGCCTCCCAATACAATCACCGCCAATCCCTTCAAGCCAAAGGCAATGCCAAAATAAGGCCCGGCAATGCTGACACTGGAGCCCACCAACGTCCCCGCCAGCCCTGCCAGAAAGCTACTGGCAAAGAAGGTCAGGACAATGTAGCGATCGGTATTGATACCCAACAGACTGGCCGTCGTTCCATCCTCCGCCACTGCCCGCATCGCCTTGCCAAACTTGGTAGCATTGATCCCATAGGTGAGCACCATCAAGATCACCAGAGAGACCCCAAAGATCACCAACTGCACTGTCCGAACCGGAATCGGTTGTTCTGGAGTGCCAAAGTTAATCGCAGGTGGCAAGTTGCCATAGGTATCTGATGGGAAGGTGTAAATCTCGGCACCAACGGCATATTGGATTAGATTCACAATCACCACGGCCACCCCGAGGCTAGACACCACCGTCAATAGAGGATCAGCGCCCCGTTGGCGCAGGGGGCGAAAGGCCAATCGCTCCACCCCTACCCCCACCGCCCCTGCCAGAATACTGCCCAAGATCAACGCCGGGAAAAAAGGCAGTTTCAACGGTAAGGCTCCATTGGCCAGCAGTCCGTTAAAGCCAAAGGCTTGCCCCATTAACGCATAGGTAAAGTAAGCCCCTAGGGTAAAAATTGCCCCATGGGCAAAGTTGATAATGCCCAAAATCGAGAAAATCAAGGTATAGCCCAGGGCAAACAGGGCATAGACACTGCCAATGGACAGGCCATTGAGAACTTGTTGTAAAAATAGCGCGAGGTTCATGGCACTAGGAACTTAGGGTCAAAACAACTCAGCCTTCACCAAAATTCCTACTTCAGGAAAACAAAGGATCCGCTCTGCCCATCTGGATTCATCTTAATCTGAGCCACATAGAAATCTTTCTGGATCACCTCACCTTCAGGGGTAAAGGCGATCGCCCCTAGGGGTGTCTCATAATGACCCGCGAGTAATTTTTGATTTAATCTGGTTCGCACCACTGCCAGCGGCAAAGTAGATATTTTTTGTTGCTTGTCCAACATCCGCAATGCCTCAACGAATACTTGCACGGCAGTAAAGGCTTGGGCACTGAACTGAGGGGGCTCCTTATGAAACTGTTGACGATAAGCTTTGCTAAACGCTGTATTGATGGCACTTTGATGTTGGGGACTGTAGGCCTGAGCAATCAGCACCCCATTACAGAGTGCCTGACAAACCGTGAAAATATTAGAGGTATTCAAGCCATTTCCCCCAATGATCAGTCCCTGATAACCCAGTTCTCGCAGTTGTCGTACCAGATTACCGCCATCTGCGGCCAATCCTGAAATGATCATCAGGTCAGGCTTGAGATTCATAGCATTGGTAATCTGAGCCTGAAAATCCGTATCGGTAGTCTGGAATTTCTGAATGGTGATCAGATCTAACCTTTGACTGCGGACGGTTTGCTGAAAAATCTCAGTTTCTGACTTACTAAAGGCATCATTTTGGGCGTAAAACACCGCCACCCGCCGGATCTGGGGATTGATCTTTAAGGCTGCCTTCACGGAGTTGGGAGCCACCACCACGACGGAAGCCGAAACACGGGAAACATACGCACCAATTTGGGGCACTCCCTGAGCGGTATTCGATGGCCCTACAACCGGTACCCCCAAGCGCTCGGCTATGGGGTCGGCACTGAAGGCCTGCTGTGAACTACTGGGACCGACAATGCCAACGATGTGGTTTTGGGTGATCAGGGTTTGGAAGGCATTGATGGCTCCGGCCTCATCGCCCCCCGTGTCTTGAAACACCAGTTTAATCGGGGTGCCATTGACCCCCCCGTGCTGGTTGAAATACTGTTCGGCAATCTCTGCCCCCGCTACTGACTCTTGACCCAGCAGGGCAACATTACTCGTCTGTGCGACTGCAATTCCAATGGGAATCGTCTGAGACGAGATCGCAGTTTCCTTGGGAGACAGGCTGAAATTTTCGGCCACCGTACAGGCGGCCAATAGAAAGCCGCAACCCATAGACAGGACTGCGCCGATTGTGATTGCTGCTCCTCTGGAGCTAGGCCGATCAGAAACCATCTGGGACGGCAAGAGAGTCGACATCCTATTCACAAAACCTCATGAAGTACAGACAGTAGGCAATTCCTGAGTGGGGAACATTGGCTTGATGGAGTTTCAGAAAGTCATCATCCTGGTCGTAGGAGTAGGTCAGAGCCGCGTCGACATCAGCGAGGGTAATGATGGGGTAATGGTAAACAATATCGTCGGGGGACATACTAAGGTGTTCGTACCCAATCGCAATGTCTTGCACTCGAATGCGATGACCTGCGTCTGCGGTGGCAAGCCCCGCAGACGCCAGGGGTGATTTGGAGATGTTGAGAGATAACGGTTGTCATGGGGGTTGAAGGGGTGAGAGAAAGATGATATCAATGCTATCGTCAAAGGAATTGAGAATCCATCGCCACCGGCAAACGGACGTTGTTTATGGCAAATTTAATCGTCCGCAACATCGATGAAGCCATCGTCAAAGCCCTCAAAAAGCGAGCCAGTCAGCATGGGGTCAGTGCCGAAGCCGAACATCGCAAAATCTTAGAACAAGCCTTGCTGCAACCGCAACGAAAATCCTTTGCAGAAGTGCTACGCCAGATCCCCAACGTTGGCAACGATTCAGACTTCGAGCGCGTTCAAGATGACACAGCCAGCCAAATATTTAATTGATACCAACATCATTAGTGAACTGCGTAAAAAAAGTAAAGCAAATCCCGGTGTCCTGCAATTTTTCCAGCAAACTGCCGAGCAAGCCGCCCCGCTCTATCTCAGTGTAATCACCATTGGCGAACTGCGGCGAGGGGTTGAACTCATCCGGCATCGCGGCGATCAACAACAAGCAGACCTGCTAGAAAACTGGTTGCAGACGGTTTTAGAAGACTACGCCGACCATATTCTCGATTTCACCGTAGTTGAGGCTCAGGTTTGGGGCAAATTGCGCGTTCCCCATCCCCAAAATGCCCTTGACAAACAGATTGCCGCCACTGCCCTCACCTGCGGTTTAACCCTAATCACCCGCAATGTGAACGACTTTGCTGGGACAGGCGTTCCCACGATCGACCCGTTTGAAACCGTTGACGGTTTCTGACTTACAACTCCAGTTCCCAGGAAAGGTGCCCGTGCCCTATTGAAGAAAGGCGAACTTACCGCTGGTGCCATCGGCATTCATTTGAATTTCGGCCACGTAAAACTGTGTTTGTACCACATCGCCCTCCGGGGTAAAAGAGATGGCACCCAAGGGGGTCTCATAGCGACGGATCAATATCTGATGGATCAACTCGGTTCGCAATTGAGCACGGGACAGCGTTGTCAAAGGGGTCTTCTGGTTTAACTGTTTCAGTGCCTCCACAAACACCTGCACAGCTGTAAATGCCTGAGCACTAAACTGAGAGGGATCTTTCTGAAATTGTTGGCGATAGGCATTGCGAAAGGCAACATTCATTGCTCCCCCATACTCAGGGCTATAGGCTTGAGCCACCAGAATCCCATTACAGAGTGCCTTACAAACCGGAAAAAGATTCGGGGTGTTGAATCCATTGCCACCCACAATCAGACCTTGGTACCCTAACTCTCGCAGTTGCCGCACTAAATTCCCCCCATCCGCAGCCAGCCCAGAAATAATCACCAGATCGGGTTTGAGTTTGATGGCATTGGTTGCCTGGGTCTGAAAATCTGTATCCGTCGTTTGATATTTCTGCACGGTTACCAGATCTAAGCCAAGGGTCTTCACAGCCTTTTGAAAAATATCGGTTTCGCCCCGACCATAGGCATCATCCTGGGCGTAGAAGACCGCAACTCGGCGCAGGTTGGGATTTGACTTCAGAGCAGCTCTAATTGCATTGGGTGCCACCACTGAAACTGGCGCTGAAACTCGGACAATATACTCCCCAATTTGGGGAATTCCTGGAGCTGTATTCGAGGCAGCAATTACAGGCACCTGAGCTCGTTGGGCAATGGGATCAGCACTAAAGGCCTGTTGAGAGAGCGTGGGGCCGATAATGCCAACCACCTGGGCACGATTAATTAACGATTGAAAAGCATTGATTGCCCCAGCTTCATCGCCCCCCCGTGTCTTGAATCACCAGTTTGATCGGAGTTCCGGCAATGCCCTGCCCTTGATTAAAGTACTGTTCTGCAATCTTGATCCCCGCGATCTGCTCCTGACCAAACAACGCTACATTACCCGTTTGAGCCAAAGCAGCCCCGAGGGGAAGTGAGGTTCCAGAGGATCCGGATTCAGCCTCAGGGGGACTCGTTTGCCCCCCGCAAGCACTGAGGAGCGAGAGCAAACAGGCAGAGAGGAGGGTCGCAGATGCAATAGGTTTGATCATGAATCAATTCGATGAGGATGCTTGCCTTGACAAACATACCTGGCAACAGCAGTTGTTGAGCAGTTGTTTTCAGCCATGGGTAGAGAACTGTTGCGATCGCCCATGAAATCTACTCGTCAGGCAG is from Neosynechococcus sphagnicola sy1 and encodes:
- a CDS encoding DUF433 domain-containing protein; its protein translation is MSKSPLASAGLATADAGHRIRVQDIAIGYEHLSMSPDDIVYHYPIITLADVDAALTYSYDQDDDFLKLHQANVPHSGIAYCLYFMRFCE
- a CDS encoding D-alanine--D-alanine ligase family protein encodes the protein MAKLRVGLLFGGCSGEHEVSIASARAIASALTTPPNGDRYDLLPVYIQKEGCWQAGRLAQQVLETGVALSDSDPAAAIHRWQFPSAIAEVEVWFPVLHGPNGEDGTVQGLLRLMQVPFVGSGVLASAMGMDKLAMKMAFAHAGLPQVQYLAVSRGEVWSNPCVFPQLCDRIETTLGYPCFVKPANLGSSVGISKVRTRGQLEAALDAAASYDRRLIVEAGVVAREVECAILGNDTPRASVVGEITYQSDFYDYETKYTLGRADLVIPAKLPTEIAETVQTMAIQAFKAIDGAGLARVDCFYIEASGAVLINEINTLPGFTATSMYPQLWQHSGLEFSELVHQLVQLALAGS
- a CDS encoding ABC transporter substrate-binding protein, with product MVGIIGPTLSQQAFSADPIAQRAQVPVIAASNTAPGIPQIGEYIVRVSAPVSVVAPNAIRAALKSNPNLRRVAVFYAQDDAYGRGETDIFQKAVKTLGLDLVTVQKYQTTDTDFQTQATNAIKLKPDLVIISGLAADGGNLVRQLRELGYQGLIVGGNGFNTPNLFPVCKALCNGILVAQAYSPEYGGAMNVAFRNAYRQQFQKDPSQFSAQAFTAVQVFVEALKQLNQKTPLTTLSRAQLRTELIHQILIRRYETPLGAISFTPEGDVVQTQFYVAEIQMNADGTSGKFAFLQ
- a CDS encoding FitA-like ribbon-helix-helix domain-containing protein, whose product is MANLIVRNIDEAIVKALKKRASQHGVSAEAEHRKILEQALLQPQRKSFAEVLRQIPNVGNDSDFERVQDDTASQIFN
- a CDS encoding TIGR04282 family arsenosugar biosynthesis glycosyltransferase, producing MEFPRASRSGGEGLIVITRYPEPGRTKTRLIPALGADGAARLHHHLGQQTLQQVTALQAIRPLSVAVHFHGGSLQQMRAWLGSYPTYIPQGEGDLGARMTQAFAQGFQAGWERVVMIGTDCPHLQVSHLAQAFESLETADLVLGPALDGGYYLIGLGQWIPALLIGPTWGTDQVLQQTLEIATALQLAIAQLPTLADIDRPEDLVYL
- a CDS encoding FHA domain-containing protein, with amino-acid sequence MVTSVSPQLIIRRVLGNSYLELVGKTTWTIGRAEECEVVLSDHWVSRHHARLHLTEDGNFSLEDLGSRNGCLVNGQRIAQPLTLRHGDRLVLGTTEIEFSDPAAANGQFATTQQPPVQRESARKTVLITHTTQYQAAIWQVTLASQGVSVAFESPGMELLETIYQFQLSRQELPDLVLVDITSQKSNTYAFCRQCRASYPTLKIMLVSSSRTEIFPVERQWAIHQGAIDFIPGFQERNLMASPLEIVAKVELVLKVLSWQPLQQQSLIGAVLALHKSAFK
- the ylqF gene encoding ribosome biogenesis GTPase YlqF, with amino-acid sequence MSTPPIQWYPGHIAKAEKALQAQLKWVDVVIEVRDARIPLATHHPQMPQWIGNRGRVLVLNRVDMIPLTMQQAWAAWFRAQGDLAYFTDAQHGKGVSSITQAAQQVGNQVNQRRRDRGMLPRPVRAVVLGFPNVGKSALINRLLGKRVVESARRPGVTRQLRWVRISDQIELLDAPGVLPSRLADQEAAFKLAICDDIGEAAYDHQRVASTLIDLLGTLRLYPPALGALPPRGGESEW
- a CDS encoding branched-chain amino acid ABC transporter permease — its product is MNLALFLQQVLNGLSIGSVYALFALGYTLIFSILGIINFAHGAIFTLGAYFTYALMGQAFGFNGLLANGALPLKLPFFPALILGSILAGAVGVGVERLAFRPLRQRGADPLLTVVSSLGVAVVIVNLIQYAVGAEIYTFPSDTYGNLPPAINFGTPEQPIPVRTVQLVIFGVSLVILMVLTYGINATKFGKAMRAVAEDGTTASLLGINTDRYIVLTFFASSFLAGLAGTLVGSSVSIAGPYFGIAFGLKGLAVIVLGGLGSIPGAVLGGLVLGVIEALVPGNFSAYKDAIAFAMLLVMLLVRPQGLLGRARIQKV
- a CDS encoding ABC transporter substrate-binding protein, which encodes MSTLLPSQMVSDRPSSRGAAITIGAVLSMGCGFLLAACTVAENFSLSPKETAISSQTIPIGIAVAQTSNVALLGQESVAGAEIAEQYFNQHGGVNGTPIKLVFQDTGGDEAGAINAFQTLITQNHIVGIVGPSSSQQAFSADPIAERLGVPVVGPSNTAQGVPQIGAYVSRVSASVVVVAPNSVKAALKINPQIRRVAVFYAQNDAFSKSETEIFQQTVRSQRLDLITIQKFQTTDTDFQAQITNAMNLKPDLMIISGLAADGGNLVRQLRELGYQGLIIGGNGLNTSNIFTVCQALCNGVLIAQAYSPQHQSAINTAFSKAYRQQFHKEPPQFSAQAFTAVQVFVEALRMLDKQQKISTLPLAVVRTRLNQKLLAGHYETPLGAIAFTPEGEVIQKDFYVAQIKMNPDGQSGSFVFLK
- a CDS encoding TIGR04283 family arsenosugar biosynthesis glycosyltransferase encodes the protein MPPRCNWRSPNYQPLRTLTAQKTWCTCNRFPAMVAPPSPHLTVIIPVLNEAPTLPKTLVGLQGIESLEVIVVDGGSQDHTVAIAQALGARVITAAVGRAKQMNAGAAIATGEILIFLHGDTQLPTGFATMIPAALAVSGAIAGAFALQIDAPQPAFRWIEAGVNWRSRWLQRPYGDQALFLNASVFRACGGFPDLPIMEDFEFVRQLARRGEIVIVPTPVVTSARRWQRLGIWQTTLINQGIVVAYLLGVPCHSLAHWYRRSRGFPISPPPG
- a CDS encoding type II toxin-antitoxin system VapC family toxin, translated to MTQPAKYLIDTNIISELRKKSKANPGVLQFFQQTAEQAAPLYLSVITIGELRRGVELIRHRGDQQQADLLENWLQTVLEDYADHILDFTVVEAQVWGKLRVPHPQNALDKQIAATALTCGLTLITRNVNDFAGTGVPTIDPFETVDGF